The stretch of DNA CAGACCTGGCGCAGAAGATCCGCGAGGTGCTCGGGAGCGGCTAGAGCGTTTTCCAGCGAAGTGGGGACCGGTTCGCGTCAAGAAAACGCGTCAAATCAAAAATCTAGAGCCCCGTTCCGATTCCATCGGAACGGAAAAGGCTCTAGCCCCCAACAAGAAAGCGCGGCGGGATGGCTCCCGCCGCGCTCCAACTCTTGTGCTCGCTGGTCCAGGCCTGAGAGCGCCCGGAGCCAGACCTTTAAACAAGGCCTAGCGGGCGATCCCAGCGAGGTGACAGCGCTTGGTATAAGGCACTGGATCACCTCCTTTCATTGTTGGTGGAAACATCAATATAGGCGGCGAATCAGCCCCTGTTAAGGGTTCGGACCGGCCGGGTGCCGGGGAACAGGGCCGCTTTTAACGGAAATTAAGGGCCGCACGGGGCGGGTTGAGGCCGCTTGCATGGCGTGTTAGGTCAGCGCCAGCGCGGGTGTAGCTCAATGGTAGAGCAGCAGCCTTCCAAGCTGAATACGAGGGTTCGATTCCCTTCACCCGCTCCAACCAATTTCAATGGCTTGGCACGAATCTTCAGATTTCATTCCGGCAAACCATTCTGACAACGCCGCTGACGGCCGATTTGAATTCGTCCGTTTTCAGTCTAGCGAAATGACGTCATCATCACGGCAACTAATCGCATTCCCTCATGCGCAGAACTATTCATGCGATATCCTTGGAGCTTATTTGCTGAAGTTAGCTCAAACTTGCTCGCGATGGATTGGGGCGAGAGAGGTTGGCTCGGGACGAAGTCGCCACTAGTGAACTAGTGATCCCAATCGGCGCCGGCCAAGGCCTGCGACAATTGTTGAAGCAGCGCTTTCAAATGTTCCCTGTCGGCACGGCTAAAGCTCTTGAACAGCCGCGTCTCGCGCTCACGCGAGATATTCAGCAATTTTTCTGACAGCTTTCGTCCTTCGGCCGTCAGCCTGGCGATCGCGGCGCGGCCCCGGGTTCGGGTCTGCTCGACCGAAATAAGTTTGCGCTCCTCGAGCAGGACGAGGCTGCGGCTCACGGCCGCCTTGTCCAGATCGGCCGCCCCTGACAACTCACTGACATTGAGCGACTGGGTGCTGTTGAGCACGATCAACAGGCGCCATTCGGTCATGCTCAGGTCAAAGGCGCTGCGGTAATAGGCCGTGGTGCCGCGGAGCAGCCGCACGCCGATATTGGATATCAGCATTGCAATATGTTCTTGCGCCAGCATCCCGTAATCTTGCGGCCGTTTCGAGGGCGCATCGTTGAGCATCAATCGCTTGGGCGAAGGCATCAAAGGAGTCTCCTGGCCGCTCGGCCAACTTCTCAATGCGGCGGTTCCCGCCGCCTTGATCTACATCAATTTACTTGACATGTCATTTATTGACGCATCAACATAAAACAGACGCCGGCCTAGAAGCTGACCGAGAGCTGACCAAGAACCGGCGCGTCAGGGTGGTGTCCATGGCAGACGGCGAGACGGCCAATGCAGAGCGTCCGGCCAGGTACGCCGGTGCGATCGATTGCGATCTTCATCCGGCCGTGCCGGGGATGAATGTGCTGCTGCCGTATCTCGACGAGTATTGGCGCGAAATGGTCTCGGTTCGCGCGCTTGATCGGCTCAACCTCGCTCTCACCAGCTATCCGCAGAACGCGCCGTTGTCGTGCCGTCCCGACTGGAAGCTCGCGGATGGCCAGAAGCCGGGCGCCTCGCTGCAGGCGATGCAGGAACATGTGCTGGACCGCTACCAGCAGCGGTTTGGAATCCTCAACTGCCTCTACGGCGCCCAGGTCATGCACAGCGAGGACATGGCGGCGGTGTTCTGCCGGGCGACCAACGACTGGATCCGGGATGAGTGGCTGAGCCGCGATCCCAGGCTGCGCGCCTCCATCGTGATTGCAGCCCATAACACCGAGCTCGCCGTCGCCGAGATCGAACGGCGCGCGGACGACATGCGGTTCGTGCAGGTGCTGATGCTGGTATCGGGCGAGGTTACGCTCGGCCGGCGGCAACTGTGGCCGATCTATCGTCTGGCGGAGAAGCTTGGCCTGCCGGTCGGAATTCACGCCGGCAGCGCCTACCGCTATGCGCCGACCGCGGTTGGATGGCCGTCCTATTTCGTCGAGGACTATGTGTCGCAATCGGCTGCCTTCGAAAACCAGTTGCAGAGCATGATCTCCGAAGGCG from Bradyrhizobium sp. AZCC 1693 encodes:
- a CDS encoding MarR family winged helix-turn-helix transcriptional regulator — encoded protein: MLNDAPSKRPQDYGMLAQEHIAMLISNIGVRLLRGTTAYYRSAFDLSMTEWRLLIVLNSTQSLNVSELSGAADLDKAAVSRSLVLLEERKLISVEQTRTRGRAAIARLTAEGRKLSEKLLNISRERETRLFKSFSRADREHLKALLQQLSQALAGADWDH
- a CDS encoding amidohydrolase family protein; amino-acid sequence: MADGETANAERPARYAGAIDCDLHPAVPGMNVLLPYLDEYWREMVSVRALDRLNLALTSYPQNAPLSCRPDWKLADGQKPGASLQAMQEHVLDRYQQRFGILNCLYGAQVMHSEDMAAVFCRATNDWIRDEWLSRDPRLRASIVIAAHNTELAVAEIERRADDMRFVQVLMLVSGEVTLGRRQLWPIYRLAEKLGLPVGIHAGSAYRYAPTAVGWPSYFVEDYVSQSAAFENQLQSMISEGVFAKFPALKVVAIESGLTWLSGFAWRADKTWKGVRAEVPWVTRAPSEIVREHVRFTVQPIDAADEAAAILRLIDHLRSDELFLFSTDYPHWQFDGDAALPDGLSAGLLRKIVSDNALATYPRLMKADRAMEIAV